The following nucleotide sequence is from Cyclobacteriaceae bacterium.
GTTCAGCAGGGAGACATCTGTAAAGTTGAGAGCTTCGTGATCTCAGGTTGCGTAAGAACTTTCTATGCCGACAACAATGGAATCGAGCATGTTGTGATGTTTGCCATTGAGAACTGGTGGACGGGAGATCTTGGAAGTTATATCAGTCAGACGCCTGCCAATTATAATGTTCAGTGCCTGGAAAATACTGAGGTGATACAATTCTCGTATGATAACCTTGAATTTCTCTATAAGGAAATTCCCAGGCTTGAGCGCTTTTTCAGAATTATCATTCAGAAAGCTTTTGTTGCGTCTGAAGGAAGGATCGTTAGAAATTTCAGCTTTACTGCTAAAGAGAAATATCTTCAGTTCCGAAAGATGTATCCTGAGATTGAGCAGCGGGTGCCTCAGTATATGATTGCCTCCTACCTGGGGATTACAAAGGAGTTTCTAAGCAAGATCAGAAGTCAGTTGGTCTTTGAGCAATGATAATTTTTTTGCTTCGGAAATTAGATTAACGGAAGCAGGTAATTTGAAGTGTATTCATCAGTAAGCTGATATTTGATAAGCACGGTTTATTTGAAGGCATGCGTCATCCATAGCTACTCGCCTAAGACCCTCTCCACAAAAAAAAATTCATACAATCTGTAACATCAGCATTGTTTGATCGTAAATTTTGATGCCATTCTGCACAGTCTTTGGTTATCCTGATCGGAATTTTGAAGACATGGATTTGCAATTGGGAATTAGTCGGAATTGGTGATGTCTGTCACCCAATTTCATCTCTTTCCCTAGGTTCTGCCTAGGTTCAAGCTAGGTTCTGCCTAGGTTCAAGCTAGGTTCTGCCTAGGTTCAGGCTAGGTTCTACCTAGGTTCAGGCTAGGTTCTACCTAGGTTCAGGCTAGGTTCAGGCTAGGTTCTGCCTAGGTTCTTAATACCCTTTTCATAGGTCAATACCCATCTAATCACAGGTTAATATCTGTCAGGTATCGGATAATGTCCCATTGAGTGTCCTTTTTTATAAGCTTTTCATCTGGCGAGGGAAACTTTATTAACCTGGTTTAATATCCCTTTTTAACCTACCTCATTTTTACCGGGGGCCGTTCGCCCGTGCTTTGTTCCATCAAATAAAACAAAAGCACACATGAAAAAACTACTCGAGAACATCACAGACCTGAACGATTTAGTACTTCAGGGAAAGGCATTGGAGGCCTTTGAAAAGTATTATCACGACGACGTGATCATGCAGGAAAATGAAAACGCTCCTACCGTTGGGAAGGATGCCAACCGCCAACGCGAAAAAGAATTCTTTGCCTCCATCACAGAATTCCGTGGCGCACGTCCACTGAAGATCACTGTTGGTGCAGGAGTCACCATGGTGGAGTGGCATTACGATTACACCCACA
It contains:
- a CDS encoding Crp/Fnr family transcriptional regulator, translated to MNAEPILKYIRKYVDLSSQEEILLQSKLIHRKYLKNQFIVQQGDICKVESFVISGCVRTFYADNNGIEHVVMFAIENWWTGDLGSYISQTPANYNVQCLENTEVIQFSYDNLEFLYKEIPRLERFFRIIIQKAFVASEGRIVRNFSFTAKEKYLQFRKMYPEIEQRVPQYMIASYLGITKEFLSKIRSQLVFEQ
- a CDS encoding nuclear transport factor 2 family protein: MKKLLENITDLNDLVLQGKALEAFEKYYHDDVIMQENENAPTVGKDANRQREKEFFASITEFRGARPLKITVGAGVTMVEWHYDYTHKEWGVKNYKQVSIQEWKDEKIIREKFYYAA